GGTTGTCGCGCTCGTCCACGGCCAGGCCGAAGTCGGAGTAGAAGTCCCTGCCCTGGGCCAAGTCGGGCAGTTGGAGGCCGTAATGCAGAAGGCCACTGACGTGCATGGTGCGTTCCCTCATCAGTCAGTCCGCCCCGGGGTGAGGGGCGGACGGTTTGGTCACTTGCCGGTCGCAGCGGCGCCGGACACAAAGCCATAGACCGTCTGGTCGTCGTAGGCGTGCCCGGAGCCTGCGGAGCGGGGGAGGGGGCGGCTGCCCGCTTCCCCGCTCCGCTCCGAGGTGGGGGCCGGAGTCGGTCCGGCGTACTCAGCTCCGTGAGAAGCACTCGAATATGGTGTTGAGGGGTCGCTGCCTCCTTGGCCTCGTGCCGTGGCGCCGGACGGTCGCCGGACCGGTGGCGTTGCCCCGACGGCTTTGTCGGGCCCGCTGCGTCCGGCCCGGCTTCCTCGCGGTCGGCGCCGATCGTGCCGGCGCGCGAGCACAGCGCTCCCACTCTGTCGTCGGCCAGCCGGCCGGAAGCAGTGCCAGCGCCTGCTCTACCGATGGTGACGACGGCCGTGCGCCCGGCGAGCTGACCGGTAACTCTTGCAGGTCCTCGGCTGGAGCTATGACCGACTCGGTGTCGAGGGTCGCGAACAGGACGGCGGCGTCAATGTGGATCCGCAGCGAGGTGATGAGGCCGGCGGAGGTGCGTTCGATGACCGTGACGCACGGGAGAAGCACCTCGGCGCCGCCTCGAGTGAAATAGCGGACACGGGCTTCGAGTACGAGGGTGGTCGGGTCGAGCTGCCAGCGGTTGCGCCACTCGTGTTCCATCTTGGTGAGCGCCGCGCGCAGGTTTTCCAGCACTTCGCGCACGGCGGGATGGCCGATGGCAGGCGGGGTGCCGCCGAAGACGATCTCTCCGTCGGGGGCAAACCGGTCGAGGACGCGCTGCGTGTCCTGGGCGTCGACGTCGGCGTAGAAGGAGTCGATCCAGCTGATCGTGTCGGAGTCGTCAGACATCTTTGTCGCTCCGTCCGGGCTGTTGGGTGTCAGGCCGCGTCGGCGGTCGCGAGTCGACGCACTGCGTCTCTGGTGGCGGTCACGGCCCGGGCGTAGTCGTCGGTCATGGTCTTGGCGAACGCCTCCTCCGCCTCGGAGCTGCCGGGGACTCCCACGAGGGCCAGGGCGAAGCTGAAGCGCAACTGCATGTCGTCGCCGTCGCACTCGATCTCGTTGGAAAGGGTCCCGAGGACCGGCCCCGACAGGCGGGTGAACACCACCCGGTGGGGCTCGTCGAGCGTGATGCGCTCTCGGAATGCGTCGCCCCGGATGCGGATGTCGCGGTCGAAGCTGCCGTCCTCGTGCCTGGCAACCACGGTGCAGTCGCTCATCACGGCAACGAACGGGAGGGCATTGTTGGCCTTTCGGACCAAGCCATCCCACACCGCCGCACGGCTGAGGCGGGGGGCTCCCGGCTCGTTGACGGGCACTGTATGGCTTACGAAGATCATCAGACCTCCTCTTTCAGCCGGCGGCGTTGCCGGCTCTGAGAGAACGAAAGTGCAAAGGCGCCGTTATGACGCTCGCGCGGGCGGACAACGCTGCCGGACAGTGGGTGCAGTCGGGCCGTGCCACGTGTCTTTCGGCGAGGACCGGAGGCAGTGATGCAGGGAGCCGGTGCGCGTGTGGATGACGCCTGGTTCGCCGGAGGTGCCGAAGAGTTCTTTTGCTGATCGGGCGGCATCGTCGATGTCCTCGGCCGAGGTCGTCATGCGGGGGGCCCTTCGTCGTAGCCGAAGAAGCCTCGCGTTTGAGCGGTCTCGGGCCAGTGGTTGCAGAGGGCTCCGGTCAGCTGTGTCTGCAGGCACAGGGGCGGGTTGCAGGGACAGGTGCGTCGGGCCTCGGGGGTCCCGGCCTGCACTCTTGTCGGCCAGTCGGGGTCGACGAAGAGGGGGCGGGCCAGGCCCACAGCCGATCCCTGGTGCGTTTGGAGGGCGCGCACTGCCTCACGGGGGTCGCCGAGACCGCCGTTGGCGACGACCGGGATCCTCACCGCACGCTGCAGAGCGGCCGAGTCATCGAGCGAGAAGCCCGGCTTGGCCAGCATGCCCGCGTTGTGAGGCATGCGCATGGTCTCGAACGTGGCGGGAATGGCGAAGAGGAATGCTGCGCCTTCGCTCTCCAGCAGCGGAGCCAGCCGCTCGGCGTCGTCGAGGCTCCATCCACCCTCGACCCGCTCGTCGCTGAGCAGATGCACTCCGACAACGAAGTCCGGGCCGGTGTTGGCGACGATACGGCGTACGACCTCGAGCAGAAACCGCGTTCGGCCGACGAAGTCGCCGCCCCATTCGTCGGTGCGCTGATTGGTACGCGGAGACAGGAACCCGGAGATGAGGAAGCCCTGTGCGGCGTGTACGTCCACGCCGTCGAACCCGGCACGCTCGCACAGTTGCGCGGCACGCACGAACTCCTCAATGGATTCTTCGATCTCCTCAGGCGTGATTTCCTGCGGTGTGACGACCCGGCCCCGGGTCAGTTCGAAGGGGATCGCGGAGGGAGCGAGCCGGCGGCGGCTCTCGTACTCCTCCCAGGGCCCGGCGTACCGGCCGGCATGGACGATCTGGACGATCGAGAGGGCGCCGTGGCGACGGATCTCGGCAGCCAACTGCTGCAGTCCGGGCAACTGGTCCTCGTCGCTCACCAACGTCTGCAGCGGCATCTGGCGGCCTGCGCTGCTGATCGCGAAGTTCTCTGTGACCACGACTCCGGTGCCGCCCTGCGCGCGGCGGGCGTAGTGCTGGATTTCCCTTTCGGTCACCGTGCCGTCGGGGTTGGCGTATCCGACGGACATGGGGGCCTGGAAGATCCGGTTGCGGGCGGTGCGCCTGCCCAGGCTCAGTGGTGTGAACAGCGGCGCGAAGTCCGCTGCGACGTCGGCTGAGCTCGTGCTCATGGTGGAGGTCATCCCAGCTCCAGGTCTCTCAGGCCGCCTGCGGGGCGGGTGGCTCCTCGGCATGCCCTACGTGGTTGCGCAGGGAGCCCAGTGGTTCGATGTCGATGTGCAGCTCGTCGCCGGGACTCAGCGAGAGACCCTTCGCGACGCCGACCCCGGCGGGGGTGCCGGTGGCGAGCACGTCTCCGGGCTCGAGGGTCATCAGGGAGCTGGCCGCCGCGATGAGCCGTGCCACGCTGAAGATCATGTCCCTGGTGTTGCCGTCCTGTTCCAGCACGCCGTTGCGCCACAGGCGTATCGGCAGCGACTGCGGGTCGGGTACGAACCAGGAGGGCGTCACCCCGGGGCCGATCGGGCTGAAGGTGTCCTGTCCCTTGGACCCCAGCCAGTCGTAGGCGAAGGGTGGAGCCAGGGGGTTTTCCCGGGCGTGGAGGCCGCGTGCCGAGATGTCGTTGACGATCGTGTAACCCGCGACCGCCTCCAGGGCCCGCTCCACCTGCACACGATGGGTACGCCGCCCGATAACGACGCCCAGCTCGGCCTCCCAGTCCACCCGGGCACCCGGGCCGTCCGGAATCTCGATCAGGTCGTCGGGTCCGACGATCGTGGTCGGTGGCAGCAGGAAGAAGTACGGCTCCATGCCGGGCGGCACCTCGTCGACGCCCATCTCCCGGAGATGGTCGCTGTAGTTCGCGCCCGCGCAGACGAGTTTGGTGGGGGAGGGGATCGGCGTCAGGAGCCGCACCCCGTCCAGGAGCTTCCCCTGCGAGGGCTGCCAGTCGCGCAGCACCGGTTCCAGCTCCGCCCAGTCACGTAGCGCTGCTCCCACGTCCGGGTAGCGCGCCAGGACCGGGTTGTGCCACACGCCCCCCTCGGTATCGGCGACCGCGACGAACGACTCGCCTGGTTCTGGGCTGCGGTCCCCAGGACTGCAGGTGACCAGACTCCACACGGGCATGTGAACTCCCGAAGCTCGAAATAGTTGGCTGCCCTATCATTTGGAGGCTCCACGATAAAAGCGCCCCTGATCGGCCATGACCCCCAGAGTGCATACAGTTTCGCGGAGAGTCAATAGGTCGACCAAGGGTTGACTTCGACCCACGAAAGTGCACACAGTTTGCGCAGTGGATGGCCGGGCCGGTCCGGCGTGCACATCAACTGATCCGATCGGAGAGCGCCAATGACGGACCTGATCGCCCACCCGGCGGAGCAGGACGAGGGGGTGCCGGCATGACCGACGTGGCTCTGGCCGAGGTGGCGGAGACCCTGTTCGCCGCCTATGACACTCGGGTCCCTGTCGAACCGCCGGCGGCCAAGTACCAGGGCCTCACCCTGGCCGACGCCTACGAAATCCAGCTGCTGCAGATCCGCCGCAGGCTGGAGGCCGGCGCCCGGATCAAGGGGCACAAGGTCGGCCTGTCCTCACCCGCCATGCAGCGCCAGCTGGGTGTGGATCAGCCCGACTACGGCCACCTGCTCGACGACATGTTCTGGCTGGAGAACGCGCCCGTACCGGCGTCACGGTTCCTGCAGCCGCGCGTGGAGCCGGAGATTGCGTTCGTACTCAAACGACCACTGGCCGGCCCGGGCGTCACCGTGGCCGAGGCCGCCGCGGCAGTCGACTTCGTCCTGCCTGCGCTGGAACTCATCGACTCACGCATCCGCGACTGGCAGATCGGGATCATCGACACTATCGCCGACAACGCTTCGTCCGGCGGAGTCGTCCTGGGCAGCTCCCCCTCCCCGCTCGCCGACGTGGACCTGCGGCTCGCGGGATGCACCTTGCACCGCAACGCTGAACTCGTGGGGACCGGCGCGAGTGGCGCGGTGCTCGGGTCCCCCCTGACCTCGCTGGTGTGGCTGGCCAACACTGTCGGCGCCCGCGGCGTGGTGCTGGAGGCGGGACACGTAGTACTGCCCGGCTCCATCACCGCGTCCGTGCCCGTCGCCGCAGGTGACACCGTCACCGCAGCCTTCGCCGGGCTCGGCAGCGTCACAGCGCGTTTCACCGAGGAGACCACATGAGCAAGGCGACCGCGGCCATCGTCGGCCCCGGCAACATTGGAACCGATCTACTCGCCAAGCTGCTGCACAGCGAGACGGTCGACGTGCAGTACATGGTCGGCGTGGACCCCGCCTCTGACGGACTTGCCCGAGCGGCGAAGCTTGGTGTGGAGACATCCGCAGAAGGAGTCGACTGGCTGCTGTCCCGCGACGAAGTGCCGGAGATCGTCTTCGAGGCTACGTCGGCCAAGGCCCACATCGCCAACGCACCGCGGTACGCCGAGGCCTCCATCCAAGCGATCGACCTGACCCCTGCTGCCGTGGGCCCGTTCGTCTGCCCGCCCGTGAACCTGCGCGAGCATCTGCACGCCCCCAACATCAACATGATCACTTGCGGCGGACAGGCCACCGTCCCGATCGTGCACGCCGTTTCCCGCGTAGTGCCCGTCGAGTACGCCGAGATCGTTGCCTCGATCGCATCCCGGTCGGCCGGACCCGGCACCCGCGCGAACATCGACGAGTTCACCGAGACCACGGCGCACGCCATCGAGCAGGTCGGCGGCGCCCGCAAGGGCAAAGCCGTGATCATCATGAACCCGGTCGAGCCTCCCATGATCATGCGCGACACGGTCTTCTGCGCGATTCCGCAGGACTCCGACCGCGACGCGATCAGCGAGTCCATCGTCCGGATGGTCAGCGAAGTCGCCGAATACGTACCCGGCTACACCCTGCGCGCCGACCCGCAGTTCGACGACCCGCGCCCTGAATGGAAGGACCAGGCCCGGGTGGCCGTCTTCCTCGAGGTGCGCGGCCGGGGCGACTATCTGCCGCCCTGGGCAGGGAATCTGGACATCATGACGGCCGCGGCCGCTCGCGTAGGCGAGCTGCTGGCGGACGCGAAGACCACGGCGGTGAACTCATGACTCCCGAAACGACCGATGCTCCGCGCAAGCTGCGCATCACCGATTCGACCCTCAGGGACGGCTCGCACGCGATGCGGCACCAGTTCACCGAGGAACAGGTACGCGGCGTCGTCCACGCCCTGGACAACGCGGGTGTCGAGGTCATCGAAGTGGCCCACGGCGACGGCCTCGGCGGCTCAAGTTTCAATTACGGCTTCTCCAAGGTCGACGAGATCCAGCTGATCGGGGCCGCCGTCGACGAAGCCACCCGCGCGAAGATCGCCGTCCTGATGCTGCCCGGCGTCGGCACGGTCACCGAGCTGAAGCGCGCCCACGCCGTCGGCGCGAGTGTGGCCCGCATCGCCACCCACTGCACCGAAGCCGACACCTCCGTCCAGCACTTCACTGCCGCACGGGCGCTCGGCATGGAGACGGTCGGCTTCCTGATGCTCTCGCACCGCATCGGCCCGGACGAACTCGCCAAGCAGGCCCGGATCATGGTCGACGCCGGCGCCCAGTGCGTGTACGTCGTCGACTCCGCCGGAGCCCTGGTGCTCGCAGATGCACAAGCCCGCGTCCAGGCCTTGGTCAAGGAGATCGGACACGAGGCCCAGGTCGGCTTCCACGGCCACCAGAATCTCTCCCTCGGCGTTGCCAACTCCGTGCTCGCCTACCAGGGCGGCGCCCAGCAGATCGACGGCGCTCTGTGCGCGCTCGGCGCCGGAGCCGGAAACTCACCGACCGAAGTGCTTGCGGCCACCTTCGAGCGCATGGGAATTCCCACCGGCGTCGACGTCGATCTGGCACTGGCTGCCGCCCAGGACGTGGTCAAGCCCTTCATCCCGCGGCTGCCATGGATGGACCGCTCTTCGATCGTGCAGGGCTATGCGGGCGTCTACTCCAGCTTCCTGTTGCACGCCGAACGTGCCTCGGAACGCTACGGCGTGCCCGCCCACGAGATCCTCGAGCAGGTGGGCGAAGCCGGCTACGTAGGTGGCCAGGAAGACATGATCATTGACATCGCTCTGCGGCTCGCTGAAGAGCGCGAGAAGGCGGGGGCCGATCGATGACCCGGAACATCGCCCACGCCGCCGCTGCCCTGCTGGAAGCAGAAGACAACCGCACCGACCGCACCCCGCTCACCGACGAGTGGCCCGAACTCGACCTGGCCACCGCGTACGCGGTTCAGGACGAAGCACTCCGCCGCAGGCTGGAGCGCGGCGAGAAGCTCGTCGGTGTCAAGCTCGGCCTGACCTCGCGGGCCAAGCAGGAGCGGATGGGCATTGCCACACCGCTCACGGCTTGGCTGACCGACGCCATGCTGCTGCCGACGGGCTCCCCGGTTCCGAAGGACGGGCTGATCCACCCACGAGCGGAACCCGAGATCGTGTTCGTCATGAAGGACAGGCTCGCTGGTCCCGGTGTCACTGCGGCAACGGCCCTGGCCGCAGTCGGCTCCGTGCACGGAGGCATCGAACTGATCGACAGCCGCTACCGGGGCTTCCGCTTCACACTGCCCGACGTGGTCGCCGACAACTGCTCCTCCGGCCGTTTCGTCACCGGCCCCGTCGCCCAGCCGCCCGAGAAGATCGACCTCACGATGGAGGCCTGCCTGGTCGAGGTCGACGGCCAAGTCACCGACAGTGCCACCGGCGCCGCCGTTCTGGGGCATCCGGCTGAGGCACTGGCTTTGGCAGCCAACGACCTCGCCCGCCGAGGCGTTGCGATCGAACCTGGCTGGCTGGTGCTGACCGGCGGCATGACCGACGCGGTCCCCGTACCGCCCGGCACCACCATCGCGGTCCACTTCACCCACCTCGGTTCGCTCCATCTGACAGGAGGCTGACATGCCGCTGATCGAAGCGATCCTGGTCGGCGGCCGTACACCGGACGGAATCCGCTCGCTCATCCCCGAGCTGACCGAGGGAGTCGTCAAGGCACTGGGCGTGCCGCAGCAGAGCGTTCAAGTCGCCGTTCGGGAGCTACCGAAGACGCACTGGGCGGCCGGCGATGTCACCGTCGCCGAACGCGAGACGGCAAGCCGGTTCGCGGAAGGACCGATCTGATGGAGCTCTACGGCCACGTGATCGACGGCAAGGAGGTGGCCGCTGCCTCGGACGCCACCTTCAACACCGTTGATCCATACACCCGTCAGGCCTGGGCGGAGATCGCGCTCGGCGACAGCTCCGACGCAGACCGTGCGGTGGCCGCCGCCCGCCGGGCTTTCGACTCAGGCCCGTGGCCGCGGATGGGCGCAGCCGAGCGAGGCCGTATCCTGCACCGCCTGGCCGACCTGATCGAGGCACACGCCGACGACCTCGGTCTGGCGGACACCCGGGACATGGGCAAGCCGATCGCCCAGTCCCGTGGCAACGATGTACCCCGCACGGCCGCGAACTTCCGGTTCTTCGCTGACCACGCACGGCTGTCCACCTCCGAGGCTTATTCGATGGACACCGGCCACCATGCCTACGCCCGTTTCGACCCGGCAGGGGTTGTGGCCGCGATCGCGCCGTGGAACTTCCCGATGATGCTGGAGTCCTGGAAGATCGCGCCCGCGCTCGCCTGGGGCAACACCGTGGTACTCAAGCCCGCCGAGGACACCCCCGTCTCCGCCACCCTGATGGCCCGGCTGGCGCTCGAAGCAGGAATGCCGCCCGGCGTGTTCAACGTCGTCCACGGCTACGGACCTGACTCGGCGGGCCAGGCCCTCACCGAGAATGCGGCCGTGGACCGGATCACCTTCACGGGCGAGTCGGGCACCGGCCGCATCATCGCCGAGGCAGGAGCCCGCAACCTCACCCCTGTCAGCCTTGAACTCGGAGGCAAGGGCGCCAACTTGGTCTTCGCCGATGCCGACCTGAACAACGCGGTCGAGTGGTCGATCCGGGCAGTGTTCACCAACTCGGGCCAGGTCTGTCTCGCAGGCTCTCGGCTGTACGTCCAGCGGGAGATCTACGACGAGTTCCTCACCCGGTTCATCGCAGCGGCCGACGCCATGGTCATCGGCGACCCCATGGACGAGACAACCCAGATCGGGCCGCTCGCCTCCGCGGAGCACCACGCGAAGGTCACCGGTTACGTGGACACCGTTGCGGAGCAGGGAGGCACGTTGCGAGCCGGTGGTCGCGACGACGGCTGGACGGTACGCCCCACGGTGATCACCGGCATGGGCCAGAACGCCCGGCACACCCGCGAGGAGATTTTCGGCCCCGTCGTCGTGGTGATCCCCTTTACCACCGAGGCCGAGGTGGTCGACCTGGCCAATGACACGCTGTACGGCCTCAACGCCATGTTGTTCACCGAGAACCTGCATCGCGCACACCGCGTCTCGGCCGCACTGCGTGCGGGAACCGTCTGGGTCAACTGCTTTTTCGTACGGGACCTGCGGGCGCCCTTCGGCGGCGTCGGTGACTCCGGAATAGGGCGCGGGGGAGGCACCTTCAGCCGTGAGTTCTTCACCGAGCCCAAGGCAGTGGTGATGCAGATTGCGCCGGAAGAGAACGCACAGTGAGGTTGGCGAGGGCATGGATACCGCGGCGCGGATGGACAACCAGGCCGCGATCGAGATCGGCACCAGAGATCTTTGGGACTGCTGAGGTTCGAAACGGCGGGTTCGTGCCGCGAACGTTTCCCGGCAAGCGCACGATCTGTTCACCCCGGACTCCGGACCGGTCGTGCTGGATCCCGGCAAGATCCCCTGTATCGGCCGGCCGGTGATGAGTCCATTTGACACCGGTGATCGCCGATGAGTCAGTAGATGAAGCCGTTCATGACTCGTTATGGGACTGCCACGGATCAGGCATGCAGAAGCCCGACATGTTTGGCAGCCCACACACGAAGGAGTGACCGACGAAGTTGGTAATATTTTGCATATGAAAGCGCGACTGGATGCGCTTGCCAGTTCCGAAGACATCACGGAGGGTGATGCCTTCGGACTGGCTCTTCTGCACGCCGTGGCCGGACTCGATGGCTTTGGTGGAGCAATACACCTGTGCGCTCCCCCCGCCAGGCTGCGTCTGGTGTCTTCGGTCGGACTGCATCCGGTGCTGCGCCAATCCTGGGAGATCATTGACCTGGAGGACGAGCCGGTTCCCGCACGCGCCGTCCGCGAGGGCGATGGCGTGTGGCTGCCCACCGCTCCATCCCGGGAGCTTGCTCACTCCGCCGGCCGATCGCTGGACGACCGGCTCGGCAGCGGGGCCGCCGCTGTCCCTCTGCACAGGGGCGGCAGGGTGACAGGATCGCTCACGGTCCTGACCGGCGCTCATGGCGGACCGTCGCAGGAGCAGTGGGACTTTCTCCATGCCGTGGCTGTGTGGGTCGAGCAGCAACTGGGACAGGGGCCACCCCCCGCCCAACGGTTCCGCTCGGACGGAAGCGATCTCCGGCAGGTGCTCAAGGCCGTCGAGGTCGGCTCATGGGACGTCGACCTCCGCACTGGCGAGATGCTCTGGGACGAGGCATGCATGGTCCTCCACGGCGTCGATCCGGTCGGCTTTGTGCCGCGAGTCGAGACGTGGCTGGAGTCCATCCACCCCGACGACCTGCCGCGGACGCTGGCCGCTGTCGAGACGGTGATCCAAAAACGCAATCTGTACGAGGCCGAGTACCGGACCCGGCGGCGCGGCGGCCTGTATGCCTGGATACGTGTCCGCGGCACCGTCGTGCTGGACGACCAGGGGCAAGCCATCCGACTGGTCGGCACCGTTTGGGACAGCAGCGAGTCCCGATCCGCCTTGGACGCCCTGGGCCGCGCCGTGCGCCATATGCACGACGGGTTCCTCTCGGTGGACGGTGAATGGCGGCTCACCTTTGTGAACGAGGAAGCGGAACACATTCTGGGCGCTTCAGAGGAGGAACTGCGTGGCCGCGTCCTGTGGGAGCTGTCCCCGCTGCAAAAGATGACGACCCTTGAAACCGCGTTCCGCGAGGCTGCCGCCAGGGATGCGCCTGTCGGCTTCGACGTTCGGATGCCAGATTCGGAACGCGACTACCATCTGCGGCTCGTCCCAGGGCGGGGCGCACGCGCCGTCTACTTCACGGATGTCACCGAGACCCTTCGCTACGAAGCCGAGCGGTCCGAGGCTGCACAGATCGCCGCTGAACGCGGCGCTTGGATCTCCGAGCTGACAGCGGCGCTCGCCAAAGCGACGACAGCGCGCGACGTGGTCGATGCCCTCGCCCAGCGGGTTCTGCCGTACGGAGTCACGGGCGTCAAAATGCAGATCATCGAGGGCGATCAGCTGTATGACATCGGTGAAGCCGGTCGGCCTCTAGCCTCCCTCGACCGGGGGGCAAGTTACACGATGGCGCCCTGCGAGCCTGTCTGGGACGCGGTGCTGACCAAAGAGCCGGTCCTCATCTCCTCGACCCAGGAGTTCTTGGCGCGCTACCCGCAGGCAGCAGAACACCTGCGGGAGCCCAACCAGCAAGCATGGGCGTTTGTGCCTCTGGCCGCGTCCGGACACACCTTCGGCGTCTGCGTCCTGGCCTTCGACCAACCCCGGGTATTCAGCGAGGACGAGTGCGCCCTACTGACGGGAGTCACCGCACTGGTTGCCCATGCCCTTGAGAGGGCGCGACTCTACGACGCCGAGCACACCCGGTCCAGGGAACTGCAGCGGAGCCTGCTCCCCCAGGAGCTCCCCGACCTGTCCGCATGCACGATCGCCGCACGCTATATCCCTGGCGAGCAGGATATGGATGTGGGAGGTGACTGGTACGACGTCATCCCACTCTCGGCGGCGCGAGTCGCACTCGTCATCGGCGACGTAATGGGGCATGGCCTGTCCGAGGCCACCACCATGGGCCGACTGCGTACTGCAGTCCACACTCTCGCCGCCCTCGAGCTTCCTCCCGAAGAGATCATGGGACATCTCAACGACATCGTCAGCGGCCTCGGGGAGGACTCGTACGCCACCTGCCTGTACGCACTCTATGATTCCACCGACCGCAGCTGCACTATTGTTTGCGCTGGCCACCCACCACCAGCAGTGGTCCATCCCGACGGCTCTGTGCACTTCCTCGACGTACCCCGGAATCCGCCGCTAGGCGCTGCGGAACCGCCGTTCGAGACGATGGAGCTGGACCTACCTGCGGAGAGCCTGCTGGTGCTGTACACCGACGGCCTGGTCGAATCGGCTGAACGCGACATCGATCAAGGCATGCTCCGACTCACGCAGCTTCTGCACACGGCCCAGAGCGAAGATTTGCACCGACTGTGCAGCGCGTTGACCGCCGATCTGCTCCCGGCCGGGCATCCCAGCGGGGATGACGCTGTCCTTCTCGTTGCCAGCGTCCACGCGTTGCCGGCCGATCACATGGCCTCTTGGCTGCTCCCGGAGGACCCACAGGCCGCAGGCCGGGCTCGCGAATTGATCCGGGACCAGCTTTCCGCCTGGGGACTGGACGATCTGACGATGACCACGGAGCTGCTGGCCAGCGAACTGGTGGGGAACGTCATACGCCATGCGCAGGGGCCACTGCACTTGCGGCTGCTGCGTGATGAGGAGCTTCTCTGCGAAGTCTCCGACGGCAGCCTCACCATGCCCCGTATCCGCCGGGCTTTGGAGACAGATGAAGGAGGGCGGGGGCTGCAACTGGTCGCTGCGCTCTCACAACGGTGGGGCGTCCGCTACACGGCCACCGGAAAGTGGATCTGGACAGCTCAGCCGCTTCCCGGCAGGTGAGGCTTCCTGGCGATATCGGCGGGGCGATCGTACGGTCAGCGACTCGTAGCGTGACCGGCGCCGCGACCGGCCGCACCTCGGGACATGGGTGGCTGTTGCCCGGACGGCCGAACTCCTTCTCATTCGCGACGCTGTCGGCCGCATCCCAGCAGCGTACGCCCAAGCCATCGAATGCTAAAGACAACGGCATTGCCTCTTAGAGGAGCTAACAGAAAGCTTCTGTGTCGCCATGTCTCGCTTCCTGGTGGCTCGTTGGACATGTCATGGGGAAGGGGAAGGGTCCGCCGTGGCTGGTGACGGATGACTTGTGGGCGAGATTCGAGCCTCTGTTGCCGGTCCGTGAGCGCAGATCTCGCAATGCTGGGCGTCTGCCGCTGGATGACCGCCGGTGCCTGCAGGGGATCCTGTTCGTGCTGCATACCGGCATCCAATGGGAGTGGTTGCCACAGGAGCTCGGGTTCGGGTCGGGGATGACGTGCTGGCGCCGGCTGCGGGACTGGAACGAAGCTGGCGTATGGGACCGGCTCCACCAGGTGCTGCTGACCGAATTGCACCAGGCGGGAAAGCTGGACTGGTCCCGGGCGGTGATCGACGGGTCGCATCGGCAGGCGCGTCGGGGCGGCCCAAAACAGGTCCGAGTCCGGTCGACCGTGCCAGGCCGGGCTCGAAGCACCACGTGATCACCGACGCACAAGGCACCCCGCTGGCCATCACGCTTACAGGTGGCAACCGGCATGATGTCACCCAGTTACTGCCCCTGCTCGACGCGATACCGCACATCAGGGGCCGCACCGGCAGACCTCGCCACCGGCCCCGGCAGCTGTTTGCCGACCGCGGTTACGACTTCGACAAGTACCGCCGTCTGCTGTGGAAGCGCGGGATCAAGCCGGCCATCGCCCGACGAGGGGTGCCGCACGGCTCCGGGCTCGGCGCCGTCCGCTGGGTGGTCGAGCGCACGAACGCCTGGATTCACGGCTTTCGCAGGCTGCGAATCCGCTGGGAGATCCGCGACGACGTCCACGAGGCATTCCTCAAACTGGCCTGCTGTGTCATCACCTATCGACGCATCCAAGCATTCTGTTAGCTCCTCTTAGCCGGCCGAGCCGAGATGTCCGGGCAGGTGGGTCGGCGTGGAGTTGC
Above is a genomic segment from Streptomyces sp. NBC_01454 containing:
- a CDS encoding 2-keto-4-pentenoate hydratase yields the protein MTRNIAHAAAALLEAEDNRTDRTPLTDEWPELDLATAYAVQDEALRRRLERGEKLVGVKLGLTSRAKQERMGIATPLTAWLTDAMLLPTGSPVPKDGLIHPRAEPEIVFVMKDRLAGPGVTAATALAAVGSVHGGIELIDSRYRGFRFTLPDVVADNCSSGRFVTGPVAQPPEKIDLTMEACLVEVDGQVTDSATGAAVLGHPAEALALAANDLARRGVAIEPGWLVLTGGMTDAVPVPPGTTIAVHFTHLGSLHLTGG
- a CDS encoding tautomerase family protein, whose protein sequence is MPLIEAILVGGRTPDGIRSLIPELTEGVVKALGVPQQSVQVAVRELPKTHWAAGDVTVAERETASRFAEGPI
- a CDS encoding aldehyde dehydrogenase encodes the protein MELYGHVIDGKEVAAASDATFNTVDPYTRQAWAEIALGDSSDADRAVAAARRAFDSGPWPRMGAAERGRILHRLADLIEAHADDLGLADTRDMGKPIAQSRGNDVPRTAANFRFFADHARLSTSEAYSMDTGHHAYARFDPAGVVAAIAPWNFPMMLESWKIAPALAWGNTVVLKPAEDTPVSATLMARLALEAGMPPGVFNVVHGYGPDSAGQALTENAAVDRITFTGESGTGRIIAEAGARNLTPVSLELGGKGANLVFADADLNNAVEWSIRAVFTNSGQVCLAGSRLYVQREIYDEFLTRFIAAADAMVIGDPMDETTQIGPLASAEHHAKVTGYVDTVAEQGGTLRAGGRDDGWTVRPTVITGMGQNARHTREEIFGPVVVVIPFTTEAEVVDLANDTLYGLNAMLFTENLHRAHRVSAALRAGTVWVNCFFVRDLRAPFGGVGDSGIGRGGGTFSREFFTEPKAVVMQIAPEENAQ
- a CDS encoding SpoIIE family protein phosphatase; the encoded protein is MTDEVGNILHMKARLDALASSEDITEGDAFGLALLHAVAGLDGFGGAIHLCAPPARLRLVSSVGLHPVLRQSWEIIDLEDEPVPARAVREGDGVWLPTAPSRELAHSAGRSLDDRLGSGAAAVPLHRGGRVTGSLTVLTGAHGGPSQEQWDFLHAVAVWVEQQLGQGPPPAQRFRSDGSDLRQVLKAVEVGSWDVDLRTGEMLWDEACMVLHGVDPVGFVPRVETWLESIHPDDLPRTLAAVETVIQKRNLYEAEYRTRRRGGLYAWIRVRGTVVLDDQGQAIRLVGTVWDSSESRSALDALGRAVRHMHDGFLSVDGEWRLTFVNEEAEHILGASEEELRGRVLWELSPLQKMTTLETAFREAAARDAPVGFDVRMPDSERDYHLRLVPGRGARAVYFTDVTETLRYEAERSEAAQIAAERGAWISELTAALAKATTARDVVDALAQRVLPYGVTGVKMQIIEGDQLYDIGEAGRPLASLDRGASYTMAPCEPVWDAVLTKEPVLISSTQEFLARYPQAAEHLREPNQQAWAFVPLAASGHTFGVCVLAFDQPRVFSEDECALLTGVTALVAHALERARLYDAEHTRSRELQRSLLPQELPDLSACTIAARYIPGEQDMDVGGDWYDVIPLSAARVALVIGDVMGHGLSEATTMGRLRTAVHTLAALELPPEEIMGHLNDIVSGLGEDSYATCLYALYDSTDRSCTIVCAGHPPPAVVHPDGSVHFLDVPRNPPLGAAEPPFETMELDLPAESLLVLYTDGLVESAERDIDQGMLRLTQLLHTAQSEDLHRLCSALTADLLPAGHPSGDDAVLLVASVHALPADHMASWLLPEDPQAAGRARELIRDQLSAWGLDDLTMTTELLASELVGNVIRHAQGPLHLRLLRDEELLCEVSDGSLTMPRIRRALETDEGGRGLQLVAALSQRWGVRYTATGKWIWTAQPLPGR
- a CDS encoding IS5 family transposase (programmed frameshift), coding for MGKGKGPPWLVTDDLWARFEPLLPVRERRSRNAGRLPLDDRRCLQGILFVLHTGIQWEWLPQELGFGSGMTCWRRLRDWNEAGVWDRLHQVLLTELHQAGKLDWSRAVIDGSHRQARRGGPKTGPSPVDRARPGSKHHVITDAQGTPLAITLTGGNRHDVTQLLPLLDAIPHIRGRTGRPRHRPRQLFADRGYDFDKYRRLLWKRGIKPAIARRGVPHGSGLGAVRWVVERTNAWIHGFRRLRIRWEIRDDVHEAFLKLACCVITYRRIQAFC